A portion of the Thunnus maccoyii chromosome 20, fThuMac1.1, whole genome shotgun sequence genome contains these proteins:
- the sult2st2 gene encoding sulfotransferase family 2, cytosolic sulfotransferase 2 isoform X1: MTEAELYAVYKGVYVPTCLHPPQSLKYYEEFTFRPDDTVIVTYPKSGTTWMQEIVPLIMSGGDPASVESLPNWDRVPWLEEHRACALKLDERPSPRMFATHYHYNMMPPSFFEVKPKVIYVMRNPKDVFTSSFHYYGMTSFLVNPGSQSEFLHKFLDGKVMFGSWFDHVKGWLNAEDKERVMYISYEEMIMDLKDSVGRIAQFLEKSLDTEVIEKIADRCVFKNMKKNKMSNYSAVPREFMDQSKSEFLRKGIAGDWKNQLTGAEVEHFDAVYKDKMKDVKHKFVWD, encoded by the exons ATGACTGAAGCAGAGTTATATGCGGTGTATAAGGGGGTTTATGTGCCTACATGTCTGCATCCACCACAGAGCCTAAAATACTACGAGGAGTTCACTTTCCGTCCAGATGATACTGTCATTGTTACCTATCCCAAGTCAG GTACGACTTGGATGCAGGAGATCGTCCCTCTGATCATGAGTGGAGGAGATCCGGCCTCTGTTGAGAGTCTTCCTAACTGGGACCGTGTTCCCTGGTTGGAGGAACATCGTGCCTGTGCCCTTAAACTTGATGAGAGGCCGTCTCCACGCATGTTTGCTACACACTACCACTACAACATGATGCCACCATCCTTCTTTGAAGTTAAGCCAAAG GTCATCTATGTCATGAGGAACCCCAAAGACGTGTTTACATCTTCCTTCCATTATTATGGGATGACCTCCTTTTTGGTCAACCCAGGCTCACAGAGCGAGTTCCTCCACAAGTTCCTTGATGGAAAAG TTATGTTTGGCTCATGGTTTGATCATGTGAAGGGCTGGCTGAATGCTGAAGATAAAGAGCGAGTAATGTACATCTCCTATGAAGAGATGATAATG GACCTGAAGGATTCTGTGGGCAGAATCGCTCAGTTCTTGGAGAAATCTCTGGACACTGAGGTGATAGAGAAGATAGCAGACCGATGTGTGTTCAAGaacatgaaaaagaacaaaatgtcaaactactctgCAGTTCCTCGTGAATTCATGGACCAGTCAAAGTCTGAATTTCTCAGAAAAG GAATCGCTGGAGACTGGAAAAACCAACTAACAGGGGCAGAAGTGGAGCACTTTGATGCCGTttataaagacaaaatgaaagatGTCAAACACAAATTTGTATGGGATTGA
- the sult2st2 gene encoding sulfotransferase family 2, cytosolic sulfotransferase 2 isoform X2 has product MQEIVPLIMSGGDPASVESLPNWDRVPWLEEHRACALKLDERPSPRMFATHYHYNMMPPSFFEVKPKVIYVMRNPKDVFTSSFHYYGMTSFLVNPGSQSEFLHKFLDGKVMFGSWFDHVKGWLNAEDKERVMYISYEEMIMDLKDSVGRIAQFLEKSLDTEVIEKIADRCVFKNMKKNKMSNYSAVPREFMDQSKSEFLRKGIAGDWKNQLTGAEVEHFDAVYKDKMKDVKHKFVWD; this is encoded by the exons ATGCAGGAGATCGTCCCTCTGATCATGAGTGGAGGAGATCCGGCCTCTGTTGAGAGTCTTCCTAACTGGGACCGTGTTCCCTGGTTGGAGGAACATCGTGCCTGTGCCCTTAAACTTGATGAGAGGCCGTCTCCACGCATGTTTGCTACACACTACCACTACAACATGATGCCACCATCCTTCTTTGAAGTTAAGCCAAAG GTCATCTATGTCATGAGGAACCCCAAAGACGTGTTTACATCTTCCTTCCATTATTATGGGATGACCTCCTTTTTGGTCAACCCAGGCTCACAGAGCGAGTTCCTCCACAAGTTCCTTGATGGAAAAG TTATGTTTGGCTCATGGTTTGATCATGTGAAGGGCTGGCTGAATGCTGAAGATAAAGAGCGAGTAATGTACATCTCCTATGAAGAGATGATAATG GACCTGAAGGATTCTGTGGGCAGAATCGCTCAGTTCTTGGAGAAATCTCTGGACACTGAGGTGATAGAGAAGATAGCAGACCGATGTGTGTTCAAGaacatgaaaaagaacaaaatgtcaaactactctgCAGTTCCTCGTGAATTCATGGACCAGTCAAAGTCTGAATTTCTCAGAAAAG GAATCGCTGGAGACTGGAAAAACCAACTAACAGGGGCAGAAGTGGAGCACTTTGATGCCGTttataaagacaaaatgaaagatGTCAAACACAAATTTGTATGGGATTGA